From the Neobacillus sp. PS3-34 genome, the window CAATCACCATGAATAAGCGTTTGCTGTACTGGCAGAGGTTTAGCTGACTTTAATTTCTCTAAAAGTTGTAAACTGCCTTCAGCTTGTCCATTTTTAACATAGCCCTCCGCCCTAACCAACTGCTCCTCTAGCCAATCATTTTCATGTTTTAATGATTCAATTATTGTTGTTTCATGTAGCTGATACAGAAACTTTCCAAAGCTTGTTATTAACTTTCTCTTTTCCTTCTGTGTCTTCGCTTTCCTTAAAGCAGAAGTTAACGTGATTCCTTTCTCAAATGACATGATGATATGACTACTATTGTTTCCCTCAATGAAACCATAGTATTTAGGAACTGGAATCAGATTTTTGCCATTAAGCTTTTCTAAAACCAAAGCCTCCGCCTTTAACCACTTTCGATATTTTTCCTTAAACGAACTTTTAAGAAAATAGGAACCTCCATCTGTATGAATTTGAAGTACTTCAGATGTACACCCTTGTTCATCCAATACCTTTACCTTTCTGATTTCACCTATTATTTCCTCAACCTTCTCACGTAATTGTCTATTCATAGTTTCCACACCACCCTTTCACTTATATTACTTCAATAAGAAAAGCCACCAAGAATGGCAGCTGGATTATTAACGCTTATTTTTTCGGAAGGGTATCATAGCATTATTCAATTTCGTTGCCACTTAATACCCTTATAAAATCAATATCAATATTGCCATTACCATAGCTGCCGCCGTTGACTGTATACCCCGGAAATGCCTCTTTATGACTTTTGTTATATGGTGTCCAGCCCAAAACTAAGCCAGATTGAGGCACTAGATTACTAAATATTGAATTGGTTTGCTTTGCGGACTCTACTTTATTGATAGTAGTCATAAGGGTTACCCATTCACGTGGAAGTTTTATTGCTCCATAAGAGTTCTTTCCAATTGGAACCTTTTTCTCCATTTGTACTTTTGGAAAGTAGTTTTCTACTCCGTCTGTTACATGATAGTTTCTTTCTCCATCTAAATAAAACGTTATATTGCTTATTCGGTCATCAGGATGGATGTTCCAGACAATCGTGTAAGTTGAAGGGTCATTACTATCAATTTTCCAAACTCGTGGTTCTCCACTTGTTTCAATTAGAAGGACCTTCCACTTATGTTTTTGCCATGCCCAATAACTTAATCCGTATCGATTTTCCTTTGAGATAAAAGGTACGGCAATATGCTGTTCATCCACGCGAATCGTATCCTGAATCACATTTACAGCAGCTGTTGGAAAAATATTATTTATCTCACTGATCATTTGTTCATTTTTAAGAAAAGCACCAGGCGTTGAAAAATAGAACCAATAGATCGTTATCGCTGCCATTATAACCACAACTAACCCTGCGATACCAACCAATTTTCGTTTCACCATTAAGGATTCGCCCCTTTCAGCAGCGTATCCTTGGAGCGAAAATAGAGCTGCTTTTGCGGTGTCAATATTAATAAACCTTTACCATCCCTCTCAACGTAAATTACAGTATGGATGCCACTGCCAAATCTAGGTGTGGTTCCTGAAAGCAGGAAAGGAAACCTTTCACTTCTATTTTTGCTTTCTACATTCATAACTGTTTCACGGTACCACTCTTCGCTAAAAATGGCTTTTTTCTTCATATTCGGGAGCTGATCAATTAGATTTTCTCTATTAAGGGAGCGGTTTATTGCTGAGGGATGAATCTTAATTACGGAAGCATGGTCCACACCAGAAATATAGGATGAAAGATTTTCTTCGGGATATATGATACCCTTCAGCGGAATTGTTATTAAATTTGTTGCTAAAAAAATATAATTTGCAAAAAAGCCGAACCAGGCAAAGGATCGGTAATACTGCCAACGTTCCTTTCTCCCTTTAATTAAAAATAATAACCAGACACCCAGCGGTAAAATCGATAAACTGATAAGAGTATCATTGATTGTCCACTTTATCGAAAACGAACCAAGGCCAACAAAAAACACAACGATCATTTTCCATACAGTTAACTTTACTGGTTTTCTTTTGTATATACGATAAACAATCATGGCGATTATAGCCCATGCCAGTATTTCCGCAGCTAAAGATATTACATTGACATCAAGCGTCAAGAGACTCAATCCTTTTTAATTTTACTCTACAGTATTTGGAATGTTTTGGAAACAGATTTTTGTGATAATACGGAATATTTTATGAATTATGTTTTAGCCATATGGTACAATTTAATAGTCTAAAAATTATTAATTTTATAGACAATCCTTGCATAGGGGGTAGATATTATGACAAACAAAGAAAATGTTAGCGTGAAAATTTATAAGGGGATTACGTCTAACTAATCTAGCTGTTTAACGTTCCCCCACAATTTGAAAGGGGAAAATCAAATGAATCAAACATTATTAATCATCGATGCTCAACAAGAATTAATTGATGGCAATCAAAAAGAAAGTGCGGTTTTTAATAAAGAAAATCTAATCAGAAATATCAATAAAGTGATTGAAAACGCAAGAGAAGCCGATGTCCCAGTTGTGTTTGTAAGGGATCTCGATGTTGCTGAGGGAAAAGGCGGAGGATTTCAAGTTCACAACGAAATCACTATACCCACGGATGCAAAGTTTTTCGATAAATCTGCGACAAATTCCTTTCACGGAACAGATCTTCTTAATCATTTAAAAACTCAGCAGATTGAACATGTTGTTATTATGGGCTGTAAAACACAATACTGTATTGATAGTGCAGTCAGAACAGCTACTATTTGTGGTTTCGATGTAACATTAGTCGGTGATGGGCATTCAACAACAGACAGTGATGTTTTAAGTGCAGAACTAATTATAAAGCATCATAATAGAACCCTTCATGGTCATGATAATGTCGAACACTTTTCAGTTGTCAGATATACAGAGGAAGATTTATTTCGTCCAACTCATGACTCTTATAGGTAATATTAATCCAAGAGCGGCACGTTTTTAGTGCCGCTTTTGCTATGTTACGCGCAGCATGGGCTAAGTAACCCGACCATTCCATCGATAAAAAAACATAAATACTTATATAACTTTCCATACTGGAGAAACAGTCTAATTTCAGAGATAAAAATCATTTACCTATTTTCATTGCTGATTCACTGATAATTAAACTAAGTTGTAAACGTCCCAACCATTTTTCCGAATCACTGGTAATCCTTGAAATTCCATTCGTTTCTTCCTGGTATTCTAAGCCTTCCACTGGGATATAGCCAACATCCAATTTAGCAATTCTATGTACAATCATTGCCCATTCCGCATCTGTCATTTTTTCCTTTGAATATCGGACTAGAAATTCTGCACTTTCCCTAGAAAAAGAACAAGAACCAGCTGTAATATCAACCTCTTTACCTAATTCGAAAGAACAAATTTTATTTGTAATCTTCTCTGTTTCAATCCATTCCAAAGGGTGAGTATTCATCGCCCGTTCAGTACGTCCTAAAATAAGATAGTCATAATTTCGAATATTAGCTACCAATTTTTTTAATTCCTCTAAATGGTTTTTCCCCCAAGTTAATAGTCGGTCAAAGTCACAATAATGGTAATATTGACTTTTTCCTAAGAACCCAAGATTCAATACTTCTCTTCGTGCCTGTGCAACTCCTTTTTTAGGGATAATTTTCACATTAAACTTACTTCTTTCCATTTCTTTAATTAATTCTATTGATGATTCCTCGCTAATGGTAATAAATAGTTCTGAATAAATATCATCAAAATCTTTTTGTAATTTATTAAATAGCTTAATATTTCTTCCTTGTGGGTCGTGTGTAACGGTTAAGAGAGCTATTTCGGACACGTGTTTCCACCTCAAATATGAAAATCATAAATTAGGGTTCGGATTTCTAATTCTTATTCATTAAACCTTCCCATTAAAATGGTATTATAGTAATTTCCGTCAGAAAGAATTTTGTCATTTTTTAAAATACCTTCTACTTCAAAACCATATTTTTTATAAAGCTTTATCGCTTTATCATTAGTTTCGAGAACATTCAAAGTTATTTTCTTAATTTCATTTGAGTCTGCCCAATGAATAGATTCTTTTAATAGGTTTTTTCCTATACCATATCCCCAGTATTCTTTTAATACACACACTCCAAATTCTACTTTATGAGAAGCCCTTTTCAATTTGTTCCCTTCACATCTTGAAAAGCCAATAATTCTATCATTAACTTCAGCAACTAAAAACAGATTACTAATACTTTCTGTATCATCTTTAATTAGTTGTATAAAACCAGATTCATCAATGTATGCCTCGCCTTGTACTCTATCTAAATTTTCCGTTTCGCCATCTATCTGCAATCTTAATTCAGACAAATTTTTCGCATCTTTCTCTACTGCAGACCTCACAATATAACGTAAATTATGTATATAAAATTCTTTTTGATTAACCCTCATTACAATACCCATCTTTCTGTTTTATTTTACCATTTATTTTTAATTTATTTTTTACTCCCACCAATTAACAGTGTCCGCATACGTTTCAACTTCAAGGCTCATTCGTTCAATATCGGAAGCCTGTAAGACGGATTGAATGTGGTTCTCTCCTGCTACAAATAAATTAGGATGAATGGTAAGTTGAACAATCCTGCTCCCATTTCGAACTATCCCTACGGTCACCGTTTTTGCGCCTTGTATATCAGACTGCTGCAAGAAATCATATGTCTGGCTGAATACATCTTGAGCTGCAATACCAGGAGCATTTGCTGTTTGCACAACAAGGTCGATGTTTCCATTAGCATCACGTAGGTCAGTCACATCCACTTTTTTTGCGCCCTTAAACACCGAGGTATGTATTTTTTCTGAATTTGCTGCGGCTTTATTTTCGGGTATCTTGCCAGTTTCACTTATTAACGAGCAACCCGAAAGTGCTAAAAAAATACATATTCCACAAAACCATAATATTTTTACTTTCATTTGCATCTCCTGTCGGATAAATAATTTTTTTAATCTTTACATCTCTTTTATAGAAATGTGATAATTCTTTCAGTAAAACCGCATTTGGAGCGATTCCTCCTAATAAAAATGAAGTTCTCTCTTTAATGGATTGGCCATCTGCAATTAGATTTGATATTACTAGGTGCATAAATCTTGAACCCTAGCACCAATTAGTTTTAAAAAAACAAATAGTAAAATTATTTTTTCCTGCCTATATATAGTAAGTGAGAAGATATTCCGAGAATATGAGGGTCTGATGCTCTTTCTTTTATTAAGGTTATAATTTTATTTATTTCTTGTGTACCCTTTCTCCAATAATTCCAATTATCTTTATTTAAAATTGCTCCAACATTTGAACCTATTAATTCCAACGTTTCAAATCCTTGTGCCTCCATAAAGGGATTGATGTCTTCAATATTAAAGTAATAAGCACCTGTAAAACGGCCCTCATCAGCGTGATTAAAACAACCTGATTGAGAAAATTGAATAATATTATCCATATTATCGTTAGGCTTCCAATGCTCAGGAGATAAAAGTGAGGTAAGTATGTGACGTATTCTTGGCATAAATGCGACAAAAACAACCCCATTCTTTTTTGTCACTCTTTTTAATTCTTCAACTGCTTTAATCCGATCCTTTTCTTCCTGTAAATGGTACAGAGGACCAAGCATTAATGTTGCATCGAACTCTTCATCTCTTAACATAGTAAGTTCTCTTGCATCGGCTGCATAAAAGCCATTGAAATGTTTTGTTAAACCAAAATCTTTTGCCTTATTTTCCGCAATTTCAACTAATTTTGGAGTTAAATCGGTTAGTGTTACAGTGTAACCCTCTTTTGCAAGCTCTAATGCATATTTTCCTGGTCCTGCACCATTATCCAACACATTTCCTGTTTCTGGGATATATTTTTTTATATAATGCCAGTTCACTTGGAACTCTATTGGCTCACGATCAAGCCTACCCCATTCATCAAACTGATTGTAATATTGGATTATCTTACTCATAACATCCACCCAAATTCTACCTTTTTATCCATTAATTCTATAAAAGTTCTTTAAATCCTTCTATACCTACCCTGTGCGTCAAAAAACTCAGTGGTTATTCTTACTTTTCTTAATATGGCTCACTAAGCACCCTTCTGTTCTCAAGCATTTTAAAGTTGATGGTTATAAATCCATGTACCACAGCAGTTTAATTTCATTCTCCACAGGTGAATCACTGTATCCCTGAATATCAATTGTCCCCAGAGAGAATCCCTTTCTTGAGTAAAATTTACATGCGGAGACATTGATATTCTGCGTCTCTACCATAATTTTAGGGTGATTTTGTGCCTTAGCCCATAGAATGGCTGCATCAAGTAGTTTTCCACCGACACCATTGTTTCTGAAATCTGGATGGACTCGTAAATCCCATAATACCGCCATATCTTTTTTCATTCCTGTCATTTGGGGTGCGATGGCTGCTCCACCAACATACATACCTTCACTCACAACAACAAATAGCCCCCATTTATCGAGGTCAAATTGTCCTGGCCAGTTGAGTGGATGTGCATTCTCATCAAGGTCATAATCCTTTATATATGGCGTGCAATCCTGCTCAATGAGTTGAATTCCACCTAATCCGTTGTTTGCTAATTCCACTTGAAGTATTTTTTTCACTTCAAAAGATATTGGAATCTCTGCATATCCCTCAAGCTTTTTTGAGTCAATCTGCTGCACAACCATTTTATCCTTCAACTTAAGTAGACACCTCTGCATATTAATAATTTTGCTTGTTTAATAGTTTTATATTCATCACCCAACGAATTAAATTTCCTTATAAACAAACTCCCGATATTTTTCAAAACCAAGCTTTTTATAAAAGGAGCTTGCCTGTTCATTTTGGATCCAGTAATCCAATTCTACCCGTTTAACGTTATGATTCCGTGCAATCGTAAAGATTTCGTTCATAAGAGCTGTTCCGTAGCCTTTATTCATTTTCTCTGCAGAAACACTTAGCTGATACACAAACACTGATTGATACGATTTTTTAAACGCACTTTCAGGATATGTTTTGATTTCAATCCACGCATAGCCAACAGGTTCTCCCTCATCTTCTGCGATGAGAAATATAAATTCAGGATTGTCGATTATTTTTATAAAAAAATCCTTAATTTCTTCATAGTTGTAGGGTTTAAAGAATGAAGGATATAAATCAGAATGGACATTTTGGACATTCTCGTTTAATTTTGCGACCAATTCAGAATCGCGTGTTCGTGTAATTTTCATAGTATCTCCTTCAATACAATGTTATTTTCGCTTAATAACTCACTAAAAACATTAATGGTCTTTAAATAGTCCTCATTTAGCCCCTCTTCAACAGACCAGCTGGATGATAAAACCGAATGACCATATCCCCACATTAAAATCCGTGCTTTATCCAATCCCAATTCTTCCACAAATATATCAATCCTCTTACTGATGATGGGTTTCGCGTTTACTTTAGGCAATTTATTCAACAAGTATTGGATAACATCATATTCCCGCTCACCAATTAATCCTTTCGGGTCAATCGCTATCCATCCATCCTCTCCACTGGACAGGATATTATAATGGTGTAAATCACCGTGCAGCAAATAAGGTTTTTCGGACGTCCTGCTCATGTATTGAAATAAAACGGCTGCTTCCTGGAGTAGTTGTCCCGATATCGGACCAAGTCCATTCTCATATTGTCCAGCAATCCTTGTCATGGAGCTTTCCCTGTCTGCGGCAATTGAAGGCAAGGTTACGTCTTCTTCAATTTCTGTCCAAAGCTCTCCCATCACCTTGGCAGCAACACGGGCAGCGTTTTCATCATTTTCAACTGTTGAAAGCATCTTACCAGGGCGAATTCTTTCCAACAGCATGATTCCCCGGGTTGCATCTGAATCTAAAAGCTTGACCATTCCGTTCCCATTGAAGATTAAAAGAGAGGTTAACTCATTCAGAAATTCCTGTCCAGGTACACACAGCTTCACAACTGCTTCTTTGCCCTCGGAAAATTCCGCTGCAGCTACAAAGTTATAAGATAGTTCAAACGGCGAGTGAATTTTAATCGACCAATGCTGCTCGCAATATTCTATTATTCTATTAAAATCAGAGAGCCATTTCTCACCCATCTCTCCATGGATGACTCTAATCGTATTTTTAAACTTCTCCGGCAATGCTTCACAAGTTAGCTTTTTCATAGGATTAACGCACCTTTGAATAAATGCATGTGTCTCTTAGTTCAGATCCTGTCACAGAAACGGAATCACTTTTTAAAATTGCATCCAGATTAAATTGAAGCCTTTCTGCTACTGCTCGGCTTTTTATATTTTTCGCATCACAAAGAATTTCAACCCGGCGTGCATCTAGAAGGTTAAAGGCAAATTCAGTGATGGCATCAACTGCTTCTGTTATGTATCCATTTCCGCTGTAGCGTGAATCAATCCAGTACCCGATCTCCATCTTTGGCACTTCCCACTCGATTCGGTGCAGACCCGAAGACGCGACGAGTTCACCCGTTTCTTTTAAAAAGACGAGCAGCCTCAGATCCTCACGTGTTAAAAACTTTGCATGTGCTTCTCTTATATTGGCTTCGACATCCTGCTCGGTCTGTTCCTTATGGGCAAATGGCATAAATGGCTTTAACTCCTCCAAAGATGCGTGAATTGCTTCATAAACCGCTTTCCCATCGCCGGGCTTCGGCATTCTGATCAGCAGGCGTTCCGTTGTAAACTCTGTTGGAAAATCCTTTAATATTGGTTTCAATTTGTTCCTCTCCCTTGTGAATTCGTTTGACCAAATTTTTAAGTAAAAAACCCAGCAATTTGCCGGGCGACAGTATCTTATGTTTTTATGACTTAAAGTGGATCATACAGGCTGGCCACTCCTGACCTTATGATAATATGATTCGATTAATATAAGCGTGTCTTATAGCCTTCTTTCAGGCTTACATCAATTTCCTCTGCACTTTGGCCACAGATTTTAGCGTGATCAGCAAGAATTTGAGCAGCCCATGGCAAAGCATCCTTTTCAGGCCATGTTTCAGGCTTCCATAAACCAGAACGGATGGTTGATTTGGCACAGTGTATAAAGCATTCTTCCACTTCTACACCAATCCCAATTAAAGGCTTGTTACCCTCTACCGCCATCTTTTCCAGCAAATGATTGTCTTGAACCAAAACAGCTTTTCCGTTCACCCGCAGCGTTTCCCCCATGCCAGGTATTAAAAACAAAAGGCCAACATTCGGATTATCTAGAATATTTAACATAGAGTCCGCCCTGCGGTTGCCTTTCCTTTCAGGAATGACCAGTTGTTTTTCGTTCAATACATGAACAAAACCGGGCTGATCACCACGTGGGGAAACATCCTCTTTTCCCTTCAAATTTGAGGTAGCCATTAAGAGAAACGGCGATTTCGAAATAAAATTACGGCAATGCTTATCCAAATGGTCAATGACCTTTTTCTCAGCCAGTTCACGTGGCGCTCCGAGGATCGCACGCAAATCATCCTTATTCTTTATGATGTTTTGAAAGGTTTCCGTTTTAAACATTCTTTTCCCCCAGGATTATTAGTTTACTTCCATCTTGGCTTATTGTATTTTCTCCTGTCAATCCATTTTTTGAATTTTCGGATTTGGATATTCTTTTCGGAGTCGTTAATTTCCTTGTGAAAAGGGTAAAGTAAACCATCAAGTGAAATTGAAGGGAGACAAGCTAATATGTTCATTGTTTACTTAAGCGTTGCCCTTATTGTTGGATCGCTGGCATTCCTTGGATGGTATGCCTACAAAACCTTTAAAGAGACAAGCCTGCAATAAACGAGGTTAATCACACAATTGTACGGGTTCAACAGAAAACGAATTCGATAAAAGCTGAAACAACCGTTTTAACACAAAACCAACAGGAGCTGATGGCGGATATCGAATATAAAAAGCAGGCAGTCACCTCCACAATCAATGAAGCTAAACAAACAGCCGCTTCCGTTAAGCATTTATTTAAAATCAAACCACTCACAATGGTTGAGAGGAAAACAAGAAAAAGAAAATCAAAGTTGAGAACAATCCAAACTCATTAGTATAAAGAAAGGCTTCCTAAATCGTGTCTGACGATGACCGATTTTAGGAAGCCTTTATTTTTGATACGGATTACATTTATTTTTTCAAAAAAAATGAGTTCGAACCATTTATGCACGTATTCCCGCGTGTAGCCATTGAAACTCTGCTTTCCTCCTTTCATTCACCTGCTCCTCTTCCTCCTCCCTTTAGCACCTCTTTTATAGCCGTTTCAATTTCTTCATAACCAGTGCAGCGGCAGATATTCGATTTGAGCCATTCTTTAATCTTCTTATCATCAGCGTCGGGGTGATGATGGATGAGGGAGTGGCAGTTCATGATAAATCCAGGTGTACAGTAGCCGCACTGAAATGCAAAATGCTCTACGAAAGCTTTTTGAATGGGGGTATCTTTCAAGCCTTCGATTGTGGTAATTTCCTTGCCGGCTGCCTCGACAGCGAGCATTAAACACGATTTCATCGGCCAGCCGTCTATATTTACGGTGCAGGCGCCACAGTCACCGTTTAAGCAGCCCGGCTTAGAACCAGTCATCCCAAGCCTTCCCCTTAAGATGAATAACACCGTGTCTGCCGACCGAACTGTCACACTTCTTTCCTCTCCATTTATTTTTAAAATAAGATTTTGTGCCTTCATGCCTTCAGACCCACTCCTCCCAAACGAGCGAGGATATCATGGAGTACGTTTTTCAAAACAAACCTTCTGTACTCCTTCGATCCCTCCACATCATTCAAAACAGGCTCTGGTACTACTTTCAGTGCAGCCGCCACGCGTTCCTCCACACCAAGTTGTTCATTATTTAAAGCTGCCTCCATTTTTTCCGACCGGAATGGAAATGGACAAAATCCGCTCACCGCCAGCCTAATACCATCTCCACCTTTCAACGCCGCCACGGTCACAAGCGGATAGCCTGTTTCCCATTGCTGCCGCCTTTTGATGTGTACAAATGGGGCGTCTATCCATTTTCTTTCCGTAATCAGCTGGACAAGGAATTCACCGTTTTTCAGCTGCAGCTTTTCATTAAATGCCTCGCCAATTTTACGCGCCGTTATCCCTTCCGTACCAGCAATGATGGCGATGCTGTCAGCTAGCAAAAAGGGAAGAACCGCTTCTCTGTAAAAAATTTTCGCTCCTATATTTCCGCCTAAAGTGATTTTGCCTCGAGATGTATGGTC encodes:
- a CDS encoding phosphotransferase; this encodes MNRQLREKVEEIIGEIRKVKVLDEQGCTSEVLQIHTDGGSYFLKSSFKEKYRKWLKAEALVLEKLNGKNLIPVPKYYGFIEGNNSSHIIMSFEKGITLTSALRKAKTQKEKRKLITSFGKFLYQLHETTIIESLKHENDWLEEQLVRAEGYVKNGQAEGSLQLLEKLKSAKPLPVQQTLIHGDCTTDNVLVMDGEVSLFIDVAGITVGDPRYDISLAIRSFVKNDEYKKSFYEGYQLYTVSIEEFQYFDEGLYEFF
- a CDS encoding cysteine hydrolase family protein — encoded protein: MNQTLLIIDAQQELIDGNQKESAVFNKENLIRNINKVIENAREADVPVVFVRDLDVAEGKGGGFQVHNEITIPTDAKFFDKSATNSFHGTDLLNHLKTQQIEHVVIMGCKTQYCIDSAVRTATICGFDVTLVGDGHSTTDSDVLSAELIIKHHNRTLHGHDNVEHFSVVRYTEEDLFRPTHDSYR
- a CDS encoding GNAT family N-acetyltransferase, with the translated sequence MRVNQKEFYIHNLRYIVRSAVEKDAKNLSELRLQIDGETENLDRVQGEAYIDESGFIQLIKDDTESISNLFLVAEVNDRIIGFSRCEGNKLKRASHKVEFGVCVLKEYWGYGIGKNLLKESIHWADSNEIKKITLNVLETNDKAIKLYKKYGFEVEGILKNDKILSDGNYYNTILMGRFNE
- a CDS encoding class I SAM-dependent methyltransferase, encoding MSKIIQYYNQFDEWGRLDREPIEFQVNWHYIKKYIPETGNVLDNGAGPGKYALELAKEGYTVTLTDLTPKLVEIAENKAKDFGLTKHFNGFYAADARELTMLRDEEFDATLMLGPLYHLQEEKDRIKAVEELKRVTKKNGVVFVAFMPRIRHILTSLLSPEHWKPNDNMDNIIQFSQSGCFNHADEGRFTGAYYFNIEDINPFMEAQGFETLELIGSNVGAILNKDNWNYWRKGTQEINKIITLIKERASDPHILGISSHLLYIGRKK
- a CDS encoding GNAT family N-acetyltransferase; its protein translation is MKDKMVVQQIDSKKLEGYAEIPISFEVKKILQVELANNGLGGIQLIEQDCTPYIKDYDLDENAHPLNWPGQFDLDKWGLFVVVSEGMYVGGAAIAPQMTGMKKDMAVLWDLRVHPDFRNNGVGGKLLDAAILWAKAQNHPKIMVETQNINVSACKFYSRKGFSLGTIDIQGYSDSPVENEIKLLWYMDL
- a CDS encoding GNAT family N-acetyltransferase, producing the protein MKITRTRDSELVAKLNENVQNVHSDLYPSFFKPYNYEEIKDFFIKIIDNPEFIFLIAEDEGEPVGYAWIEIKTYPESAFKKSYQSVFVYQLSVSAEKMNKGYGTALMNEIFTIARNHNVKRVELDYWIQNEQASSFYKKLGFEKYREFVYKEI
- a CDS encoding aminoglycoside phosphotransferase family protein, with protein sequence MKKLTCEALPEKFKNTIRVIHGEMGEKWLSDFNRIIEYCEQHWSIKIHSPFELSYNFVAAAEFSEGKEAVVKLCVPGQEFLNELTSLLIFNGNGMVKLLDSDATRGIMLLERIRPGKMLSTVENDENAARVAAKVMGELWTEIEEDVTLPSIAADRESSMTRIAGQYENGLGPISGQLLQEAAVLFQYMSRTSEKPYLLHGDLHHYNILSSGEDGWIAIDPKGLIGEREYDVIQYLLNKLPKVNAKPIISKRIDIFVEELGLDKARILMWGYGHSVLSSSWSVEEGLNEDYLKTINVFSELLSENNIVLKEIL
- a CDS encoding GNAT family N-acetyltransferase, with translation MKPILKDFPTEFTTERLLIRMPKPGDGKAVYEAIHASLEELKPFMPFAHKEQTEQDVEANIREAHAKFLTREDLRLLVFLKETGELVASSGLHRIEWEVPKMEIGYWIDSRYSGNGYITEAVDAITEFAFNLLDARRVEILCDAKNIKSRAVAERLQFNLDAILKSDSVSVTGSELRDTCIYSKVR
- a CDS encoding pyridoxamine 5'-phosphate oxidase family protein; its protein translation is MFKTETFQNIIKNKDDLRAILGAPRELAEKKVIDHLDKHCRNFISKSPFLLMATSNLKGKEDVSPRGDQPGFVHVLNEKQLVIPERKGNRRADSMLNILDNPNVGLLFLIPGMGETLRVNGKAVLVQDNHLLEKMAVEGNKPLIGIGVEVEECFIHCAKSTIRSGLWKPETWPEKDALPWAAQILADHAKICGQSAEEIDVSLKEGYKTRLY
- a CDS encoding 2Fe-2S iron-sulfur cluster-binding protein: MKAQNLILKINGEERSVTVRSADTVLFILRGRLGMTGSKPGCLNGDCGACTVNIDGWPMKSCLMLAVEAAGKEITTIEGLKDTPIQKAFVEHFAFQCGYCTPGFIMNCHSLIHHHPDADDKKIKEWLKSNICRCTGYEEIETAIKEVLKGGGRGAGE
- a CDS encoding FAD binding domain-containing protein, which codes for MIPFDFDYFLPKTLQEAISLFQEQDKKGKKPYYYSGGTELITLARLNMAYTEAVIDLKKIPECRAMGFADNVLVVGSSLSLTEIEEANHFPLLTQTASEVADHTSRGKITLGGNIGAKIFYREAVLPFLLADSIAIIAGTEGITARKIGEAFNEKLQLKNGEFLVQLITERKWIDAPFVHIKRRQQWETGYPLVTVAALKGGDGIRLAVSGFCPFPFRSEKMEAALNNEQLGVEERVAAALKVVPEPVLNDVEGSKEYRRFVLKNVLHDILARLGGVGLKA